The proteins below come from a single Aegilops tauschii subsp. strangulata cultivar AL8/78 chromosome 6, Aet v6.0, whole genome shotgun sequence genomic window:
- the LOC109766898 gene encoding EIN3-binding F-box protein 1: MPAFHAYGDGGCLVSAPAELSRMFCRGGGAVVQQRKRSLVAASAVAAAAAECMRASKKQRQPPQPSLDVLPDECLFEVLRRLPGGRERADSACVSRRWLALLASIRISELGHAAAAAPSLPDLNEEFVMEEDTDDSPADPCVERVLEGNEATDVRLAAMAVVAGSRRGLEKLAIRGSHPSRGVTDQGLLAVACGSPNLCSLSLWDVPLVTDAGLAEIAAGCPSLERLDITSCPLITDKGLAAIAQGCPNLVSLTIEACSGVGNEGLRAIGRCCLKLQAVSIKNCVHVGDQGISSLVCSASASLAKIRLQGLNITDASLAVIGYYGKAVTDLTLARLAAVGERGFWVMANAAGLQKLRCMSVTSCLGVTDLAITCIAKFCPGLKQLCLRKCGHVSDAGLKAFTESAKVMENLQLEECNRVTLVGVLACLINCSQKFRALSLVKCTGVKDVCSAPAQLPVCKSLRFLTIKDCPGFTDASLAVVGMICPQLEQVDLSGLGEVTDNGLLLLIKSSEGSLVKVDLSGCKNITDVAVSSLVKAHGKSVKQVSLEGCSKITDASLFCISENCTELAELDLSNCMVSDSGVASLASAKHFKLRVLSLFGCSKVTQVGVQFLGSMGKLEGLNLQYCNMIGNHNIASLEKQLWWCDILA, translated from the exons ATGCCTGCCTTCCACGCATACGGAG ATGGCGGGTGCCTCGTCTCTGCCCCGGCCGAGCTTTCCAGGATGTTctgccgcggtggcggagcggtgGTTCAGCAGCGGAAGCGCTCTCTGGTGGCCGCGTCGGCGGTCGCCGCCGCGGCGGCCGAGTGCATGAGGGCCAGCAAGAAGCAGAGGCAGCCCCCGCAGCCGTCCCTGGACGTGCTCCCGGACGAGTGCCTCTTCGAGGTCCTGCGCCGCCTGCCCGGCGGCCGCGAGCGCGCTGACTCCGCCTGCGTCTCCCGCCGCTGGCTGGCGCTCCTCGCCAGCATTCGGATCTCCGAGCTCGGTCATGCCGCGGCGGCCGCCCCGTCCCTGCCCGATCTCAACGAGGAGTTCGTCATGGAGGAGGATACGGACGACTCCCCCGCAGATCCCTGCGTCGAGAGGGTCCTCGAGGGCAACGAGGCCACCGATGTCCGCCTCGCCGCCATGGCTGTTGTCGCTGGATCCCGCCGCGGGCTGGAGAAGCTCGCCATCCGTGGGAGCCACCCGTCGCGCGGGGTCACGGACCAGGGGCTCCTGGCCGTCGCCTGCGGCAGTCCTAACCTCTGCTCGCTCTCGCTGTGGGATGTGCCGCTTGTGACCGACGCTGGGCTCGCTGAGATCGCCGCCGGGTGCCCCTCGCTGGAGCGTCTGGATATCACTTCTTGCCCGCTCATCACAGACAAGGGCCTTGCTGCTATTGCTCAGGGGTGCCCCAACTTGGTGTCTCTGACCATCGAGGCCTGCTCCGGCGTTGGCAACGAGGGCCTGAGGGCGATTGGCCGGTGCTGCTTGAAGCTGCAGGCTGTGAGCATCAAGAACTGTGTGCACGTTGGCGACCAGGGCATTTCTAGCCTCGTGTGCTCCGCTTCCGCGTCATTGGCCAAGATCCGTCTCCAGGGATTGAACATCACAGATGCTTCGCTTGCCGTGATTGGGTACTATGGGAAGGCCGTCACAGATCTTACACTTGCTCGCCTTGCTGCTGTTGGTGAGAGGGGGTTTTGGGTGATGGCCAATGCCGCCGGCTTGCAGAAGTTGAGGTGCATGAGTGTCACCTCTTGCCTTGGGGTCACTGATCTTGCTATCACTTGTATTGCCAAGTTCTGCCCAGGCTTGAAACAGCTTTGCCTCAGGAAGTGTGGACATGTGTCGGATGCTGGTCTTAAGGCTTTCACAGAATCAGCAAAGGTGATGGAAAACCTGCAGCTTGAAGAGTGCAACAGGGTTACTCTTGTTGGTGTTCTGGCCTGCCTTATCAACTGCAGCCAGAAGTTCAGGGCTCTCTCCTTGGTGAAATGCACAGGTGTCAAGGATGTCTGTTCTGCTCCTGCACAACTTCCTGTCTGCAAATCACTTCGTTTCTTGACAATCAAGGATTGCCCAGGTTTCACTGATGCAAGCTTGGCCGTAGTCGGTATGATCTGCCCTCAGCTGGAGCAAGTCgacctgagtggtcttggtgaggTCACTGACAATGGGCTTCTTCTGTTGATAAAATCTTCCGAGGGTAGCCTGGTCAAGGTTGACTTGAGTGGTTGCAAGAACATCACAGATGTTGCTGTTTCTTCCCTGGTGAAGGCACATGGAAAATCTGTTAAGCAAGTTAGTCTCGAGGGTTGCAGCAAGATAACAGATGCAAGCCTCTTCTGTATTTCTGAGAACTGCACTGAGCTTGCAGAGCTTGATCTTTCTAACTGCATGGTCAGCGACTCCGGTGTTGCAAGCCTGGCGTCCGCAAAGCACTTCAAGCTCCGTGTCCTCTCGCTGTTTGGCTGCTCTAAGGTCACACAGGTGGGCGTGCAGTTCTTGGGCAGCATGGGTAAGTTGGAGGGCCTCAATCTTCAGTACTGCAACATGATTGGCAACCACAACATTGCATCGCTGGAGAAGCAGCTCTGGTGGTGCGACATTCTCGCCTAG